One Campylobacter concisus DNA segment encodes these proteins:
- the miaB gene encoding tRNA (N6-isopentenyl adenosine(37)-C2)-methylthiotransferase MiaB: MSKKLFIQTLGCAMNVRDSEHIIAELSQKEDYSLTQNIEEADLILINTCSVREKPVHKLFSEVGAFEKAKKRGAKIGVCGCTASHLGSEIFKRAPYVDFVLGARNVSKITKAVNTPKFISTDINHDESEYAFGEFRGSPYKSHINISIGCDKKCTYCIVPHTRGDEISIPSSLILKEVEKAASSGAKEIFLLGQNVNNYGKRFSGAQENIDFSDLLVKISEVDGVERIRFTSPHPLHMDDKFLEIFTNNPKICKSMHMPLQSGNTKVLREMKRGYTKEWFLDRALRLRKMCPDVSISTDIIVAFPGESDSEFEDTMDVLEQVRFEQIFSFKYSPRPLTKAATFTNQIDDKTASERLTRLQNRHSEILDEIVAAQKDKIFDVYFEELRANGGVAGRSFNNFLVQADGSEELLGTTQKVKITNPKRMVLYGELQI, translated from the coding sequence ATGAGTAAAAAACTCTTTATCCAAACTCTAGGTTGTGCTATGAATGTTCGTGACAGCGAGCATATCATAGCCGAGCTCTCACAAAAAGAAGACTACTCCTTAACACAAAACATCGAAGAAGCTGATTTAATCCTTATAAATACCTGCTCAGTTCGTGAAAAGCCAGTGCATAAGCTCTTTAGCGAGGTCGGTGCCTTTGAAAAAGCCAAAAAAAGAGGTGCAAAGATAGGCGTTTGCGGCTGCACTGCAAGCCATTTGGGTAGTGAAATTTTCAAACGTGCGCCTTATGTTGATTTTGTCCTTGGCGCAAGAAACGTTAGCAAGATCACAAAGGCGGTAAATACGCCTAAATTTATCTCAACCGACATCAACCACGACGAGAGCGAATACGCATTTGGCGAATTTAGAGGCTCGCCATATAAAAGCCACATCAACATCTCAATCGGCTGCGATAAAAAATGCACCTACTGCATCGTCCCACACACCAGAGGCGATGAAATTTCTATCCCTTCAAGCCTCATCTTAAAAGAGGTAGAAAAGGCCGCAAGCAGCGGCGCAAAAGAGATATTTTTACTAGGGCAAAATGTCAATAACTACGGCAAAAGATTTTCAGGCGCGCAAGAAAATATCGATTTTAGCGACCTTCTAGTAAAGATCAGCGAGGTAGATGGCGTTGAGAGGATAAGATTTACAAGTCCGCACCCGCTTCACATGGATGATAAATTTCTTGAAATTTTCACAAATAATCCAAAAATTTGCAAGTCGATGCACATGCCGCTTCAAAGCGGAAACACAAAAGTTTTGCGCGAGATGAAGCGCGGATATACAAAAGAGTGGTTTTTAGACCGCGCGCTAAGACTTAGAAAGATGTGCCCAGATGTGAGCATCTCAACTGATATCATCGTCGCATTTCCGGGCGAAAGTGATAGCGAGTTTGAAGATACGATGGACGTGCTTGAGCAAGTTAGATTTGAGCAAATTTTTAGCTTTAAGTATTCGCCTCGTCCGCTTACAAAAGCAGCTACTTTTACAAATCAAATAGACGACAAGACCGCTTCAGAAAGGCTAACGCGCCTGCAAAATCGCCATAGCGAAATTTTAGACGAGATCGTGGCGGCGCAAAAAGATAAAATTTTTGATGTATATTTTGAAGAGCTAAGGGCAAATGGCGGCGTTGCTGGGCGAAGTTTTAACAACTTTTTAGTTCAAGCTGATGGCAGCGAAGAGCTTCTTGGCACTACGCAAAAGGTAAAGATCACAAACCCAAAACGAATGGTTTTGTATGGCGAGCTGCAAATTTAA
- the rho gene encoding transcription termination factor Rho — protein sequence MENNNQTEQSAAQSAKTTKKHQASRTHVPVDGHKIEELRTLSLDELVQIANGVGVENPREFRRQDLIFEILKTQTKQGGFILFTGILEITNEGYGFLRAVDANLSDSSNDAYVSNSQIRKFALRVGDIITGQVREPKDQEKYYALLKIEAVNYMPLADAKERPLFDNLTPLFPTEKLNLEYDPMKLTGRVLDLFTPIGKGQRGLIVAPPRSGKTELMKELAHGIAKNHPEAQLMVLLVDERPEEVTDMQRCVKGEVFSSTFDLPALNHVRVAELVIEKAKRLVEMGKDVIILLDSITRLARAYNTVTPPSGKVLTGGVDANALHKPKRFFGAARNIEHGGSLTIIATALIDTGSRMDEVIFEEFKGTGNSEIVLDRNISDRRIYPAINVLKSGTRKEELLQKPDELQKIWAIRSAIATMDDVEALKFLYAKMLKTKDNKELLSILNE from the coding sequence ATGGAAAACAATAACCAAACCGAGCAAAGTGCTGCTCAAAGCGCAAAAACTACAAAAAAACATCAAGCATCAAGAACCCACGTACCAGTCGACGGACACAAGATCGAAGAGCTAAGAACGCTTAGCTTAGATGAGCTAGTGCAGATCGCAAATGGCGTTGGCGTCGAAAATCCACGCGAATTTCGCAGGCAGGATTTGATATTTGAGATACTAAAAACCCAGACAAAACAAGGCGGCTTTATACTATTTACTGGAATTTTAGAGATCACAAACGAGGGCTACGGCTTTTTAAGAGCTGTTGATGCAAATTTAAGTGACAGCTCAAACGACGCTTATGTTTCAAACTCTCAGATCCGTAAATTTGCGCTTCGTGTGGGCGACATCATCACCGGCCAAGTAAGAGAGCCAAAAGATCAGGAGAAATACTACGCTCTTTTAAAGATCGAAGCGGTAAATTATATGCCTCTAGCAGACGCAAAAGAGAGGCCGCTTTTTGACAACCTAACCCCGCTTTTCCCAACCGAAAAGCTAAATTTAGAGTATGATCCGATGAAGCTAACGGGCCGTGTGCTCGACCTTTTCACGCCTATTGGCAAGGGTCAGCGTGGCCTCATCGTCGCACCTCCAAGAAGTGGTAAAACTGAGCTTATGAAAGAACTAGCTCACGGCATCGCCAAAAACCACCCAGAAGCCCAGCTAATGGTGCTTCTAGTCGATGAGAGACCAGAAGAGGTTACCGATATGCAGCGCTGCGTAAAAGGCGAGGTATTTAGCTCGACATTTGACCTGCCAGCACTTAACCACGTCCGCGTAGCAGAGCTAGTCATCGAAAAGGCAAAACGTCTAGTTGAGATGGGCAAAGATGTCATCATCTTGCTTGATAGCATAACCCGTCTAGCACGTGCCTACAACACAGTGACCCCGCCAAGCGGCAAGGTACTAACTGGCGGCGTAGACGCAAATGCACTTCACAAGCCAAAACGCTTCTTTGGCGCAGCTAGAAATATCGAACACGGCGGCTCTCTAACCATCATCGCAACCGCACTTATCGACACTGGCTCACGTATGGACGAAGTGATATTTGAAGAGTTTAAAGGCACTGGAAACAGCGAGATCGTGCTTGACCGCAACATCTCAGACCGCAGAATTTACCCAGCTATCAACGTGCTAAAATCAGGCACCAGAAAAGAAGAGCTACTTCAAAAGCCTGATGAGCTTCAAAAAATTTGGGCTATTCGCTCTGCTATCGCGACAATGGATGATGTCGAAGCGCTTAAATTTTTATACGCAAAAATGCTAAAAACAAAAGATAACAAAGAGCTTCTCTCTATCCTAAACGAGTAA
- a CDS encoding HP0268 family nuclease produces the protein MELKLARAELDAKPKTISLEKIEAAVEKEGQKIFYFDKENTHKQLIALVEHFEEKGLSVYHRTVKYGLDDSDYMYEVHIL, from the coding sequence ATGGAGCTAAAACTTGCAAGAGCCGAATTAGACGCAAAACCAAAAACGATTTCACTAGAAAAGATAGAGGCAGCTGTCGAAAAAGAGGGTCAGAAAATTTTCTATTTTGATAAAGAAAACACGCACAAACAGCTAATCGCCTTAGTCGAGCACTTTGAAGAAAAAGGGCTAAGCGTTTATCACAGAACCGTAAAATACGGCCTTGATGATAGCGATTATATGTATGAAGTGCATATACTTTAA
- a CDS encoding helix-turn-helix transcriptional regulator, which yields MHPILKAFIPTANLIQKSSPFACEVVLHDLSNPQRSVVYVAGDVTGRKVGQSFDHLVSEVLNSKNFKDDYVANYFFTKDEKLVKSSTAFIRDEAGEIIGAICVNVDASVAKSLFEMAGNFLKTGENEPDGEQNDDVTKIVLGLIDKIIAKNEGKKLKKEQKLELVGFMNEKGIFNIKGAIEVVAAKLNVSKITIYGYLDQLKKKRP from the coding sequence ATGCATCCTATATTAAAGGCATTTATCCCAACGGCAAATCTCATACAAAAAAGCTCGCCATTTGCCTGCGAAGTCGTGCTACACGATCTCTCAAACCCACAGCGCTCGGTCGTCTATGTAGCTGGCGACGTCACTGGCAGAAAGGTCGGACAAAGCTTTGACCACCTTGTAAGCGAGGTCTTAAACAGCAAAAATTTCAAAGACGACTACGTGGCAAACTACTTTTTTACAAAGGACGAAAAGCTGGTAAAGTCTTCAACCGCTTTTATCAGAGATGAAGCAGGCGAGATCATAGGGGCGATATGTGTAAATGTCGATGCGAGCGTAGCAAAGAGTCTTTTTGAAATGGCTGGGAATTTCTTAAAAACTGGTGAAAATGAGCCAGATGGCGAGCAAAACGACGACGTGACAAAGATCGTCCTAGGCTTAATCGACAAGATTATCGCCAAAAACGAGGGCAAGAAGCTTAAAAAAGAGCAAAAGCTTGAGCTTGTTGGCTTTATGAACGAAAAGGGCATTTTTAATATCAAGGGTGCTATCGAGGTCGTGGCAGCCAAGCTAAATGTCTCAAAGATCACGATATATGGCTATTTAGACCAGCTTAAAAAGAAGCGTCCGTGA
- a CDS encoding GNAT family N-acetyltransferase: protein MKFQIRKATRGDIDVICELVRELASYEKMSDQVTFTNEIFADSIFNKNHAKALICESEGRAIGYAIYFYTFSTFLGLGGIYLEDIYVKKEFRNQGIGKAFFKFLAQICKDENLKRLEWCCINWNEPSIKFYESMGANNQSLEWRTYRLDGENLEKLVNL, encoded by the coding sequence ATGAAATTTCAAATAAGAAAAGCGACTAGAGGCGATATTGACGTGATCTGTGAGCTTGTAAGAGAGCTTGCTAGCTATGAAAAGATGAGTGATCAAGTCACTTTTACAAATGAAATTTTTGCAGACTCTATCTTTAATAAAAATCACGCAAAAGCTCTTATCTGCGAGAGTGAGGGCAGGGCGATCGGCTACGCTATCTATTTTTACACATTTTCTACATTTTTAGGGCTTGGCGGGATCTATCTTGAGGACATCTACGTCAAAAAAGAGTTTAGAAATCAAGGCATCGGTAAGGCATTTTTTAAATTTCTAGCTCAAATTTGCAAGGATGAAAATTTAAAGAGGCTTGAGTGGTGCTGCATAAACTGGAACGAGCCAAGCATCAAATTTTATGAAAGCATGGGCGCTAATAACCAATCTCTTGAGTGGAGAACCTACCGCTTAGACGGCGAAAATTTAGAAAAGCTGGTAAATTTATAG
- a CDS encoding transcriptional regulator: protein MAKMTKRDMAYHLDVDVATLYNWRKHKPNLYRIVMLGFKFDELIEQSKKTCNELCEYENLINQDIEKFSK, encoded by the coding sequence GTGGCTAAGATGACAAAACGTGATATGGCTTATCATTTAGACGTTGATGTCGCAACGCTTTACAACTGGCGAAAACACAAGCCAAACCTTTATCGTATCGTGATGCTTGGATTTAAATTTGATGAGCTTATCGAGCAGAGCAAGAAGACTTGCAACGAGCTTTGCGAGTATGAAAATTTAATCAATCAAGACATAGAAAAATTTAGTAAATAA
- a CDS encoding pyridoxal-phosphate dependent enzyme, translated as MPKFICSKCCNSTDFETPIFACECGGLYDLEFKPAKFDLNLIDQHEFSLFRYREFFPIKNELWRDISLGEGLTKSVKFDGSLYLKMDYAMPTLSFKDRGAVMLIWFCKTYGIKKILQDSSGNAGNSVAAYAARAGIECEIYVPKGTSEKKIKMLEYYGAKAVVFDGMRDETADACRKRAKDEGIFYANHVFNPLFYQGTKTYIYEIYEQLGFVPENLFLPVGNGTLLIGCEIALKELFEAGVIKKLPKIFIVQSENCAPFLGAISEPVAIKAKPTLAEGIAIAKPARGAEILASNYAGEREVITIKEDEIMPARNFLASRGFYVEHTTAAIYAAYASYAKSHKIEGKSIISMCGAGLKSEH; from the coding sequence ATGCCTAAATTTATCTGCTCAAAGTGCTGCAATAGCACAGATTTTGAGACACCTATATTTGCGTGCGAGTGTGGCGGGCTTTATGATCTGGAGTTTAAGCCAGCCAAATTTGATCTAAATTTGATCGACCAGCACGAGTTTAGCCTCTTTAGATACCGCGAGTTTTTCCCTATCAAAAATGAGCTCTGGCGTGACATCAGCCTTGGCGAAGGGCTAACAAAGAGCGTGAAATTTGATGGCTCACTCTACCTTAAAATGGACTATGCGATGCCAACGCTTTCCTTTAAAGATAGGGGTGCTGTGATGCTTATTTGGTTTTGTAAAACTTATGGCATCAAAAAGATCTTGCAAGATAGCAGCGGAAACGCTGGAAACTCGGTAGCTGCCTACGCTGCAAGAGCTGGCATAGAGTGTGAAATTTACGTCCCAAAAGGCACAAGCGAGAAAAAGATAAAGATGCTTGAGTACTACGGCGCAAAGGCGGTTGTCTTTGACGGCATGCGCGACGAGACGGCAGATGCTTGTAGAAAAAGGGCAAAAGATGAGGGCATATTTTACGCAAACCACGTATTTAACCCGCTTTTTTATCAAGGCACTAAAACATATATATATGAAATTTACGAGCAGCTTGGCTTTGTCCCTGAAAATTTATTTCTGCCAGTTGGCAACGGCACCTTGCTAATAGGCTGCGAGATCGCTTTAAAAGAACTTTTTGAGGCTGGAGTGATCAAAAAGCTACCTAAAATTTTTATAGTCCAAAGTGAAAATTGCGCGCCGTTTCTTGGGGCGATAAGCGAGCCAGTTGCGATAAAAGCTAAGCCAACTTTGGCTGAGGGCATAGCGATCGCAAAACCTGCTCGTGGCGCCGAAATTTTAGCTAGCAACTACGCTGGCGAGCGCGAGGTGATCACGATAAAAGAAGATGAGATCATGCCAGCTAGAAATTTCCTAGCAAGCCGCGGCTTTTACGTCGAGCACACCACAGCAGCCATCTACGCCGCCTACGCAAGCTACGCAAAATCGCACAAGATAGAGGGCAAAAGCATCATCTCGATGTGTGGTGCTGGGCTAAAAAGCGAGCATTAA
- the nusA gene encoding transcription termination factor NusA: MERISDIIESIANEKNLEIEDVKERVIRALINTAKRVYGENYEYDVSIDANKNLKLYQKISIVANDDERLAEDNEHFLSLKEAKKIDSGVEIGDELTYELSLDNLGRTAAQTLHKELEYHIQRLVEEKILQKYNEMSGHMVFGPVVRVDNDENTFIEIDELRAILPRKNRIKGEKFKVGDVVKAVIRKVFTDKNLGIKVELSRTSPKFLEALLTSEVPEIKDGGIIIQGSARIPGERAKVALISTTPNIDPVGATVGTKGVRINAVSKELHGESIDAIEYTTEPAILVARAMAPAIITSVKIEENKAIVTLASEQKSKAIGKNGINIRLASMLTGYEIELNELGSKTGSGDSDGGMVKDLKALFGDN, from the coding sequence ATGGAAAGAATATCAGACATTATAGAGTCAATTGCAAATGAAAAAAATTTAGAGATAGAAGATGTAAAAGAGCGTGTCATAAGGGCTTTGATAAACACTGCAAAAAGGGTTTATGGCGAAAATTATGAGTATGACGTGAGCATCGATGCTAATAAAAATTTAAAGCTTTATCAAAAAATTTCAATCGTAGCAAACGACGATGAGAGGCTTGCTGAAGACAATGAGCACTTTTTAAGCTTAAAAGAGGCTAAAAAGATAGATAGTGGCGTTGAGATCGGCGATGAGCTCACATACGAGCTAAGCCTTGATAACCTTGGCAGAACAGCTGCCCAAACGCTTCACAAGGAGCTTGAGTATCACATCCAGCGCCTAGTCGAAGAGAAAATTTTACAAAAATATAATGAGATGAGCGGCCACATGGTCTTTGGTCCGGTTGTTAGGGTTGATAACGACGAAAACACCTTTATCGAGATAGATGAGCTTCGTGCCATCTTACCACGTAAAAACCGCATAAAAGGTGAGAAATTTAAAGTGGGTGACGTGGTAAAAGCGGTCATTAGAAAAGTTTTTACAGATAAAAATTTAGGCATAAAGGTCGAACTTTCAAGGACTTCGCCTAAATTTCTTGAGGCGCTACTAACTTCAGAAGTACCAGAGATAAAAGATGGTGGTATCATCATTCAAGGCAGTGCGAGGATCCCTGGCGAAAGAGCCAAAGTAGCGCTCATCTCGACCACTCCAAACATCGATCCAGTAGGCGCAACCGTTGGCACAAAGGGCGTTAGGATAAATGCTGTAAGTAAAGAGCTTCATGGTGAGAGCATCGATGCGATCGAATACACCACTGAGCCAGCGATCTTGGTAGCTCGTGCTATGGCACCTGCGATCATCACATCTGTAAAGATCGAAGAAAATAAGGCGATCGTGACACTTGCGAGCGAACAAAAGAGCAAGGCGATCGGCAAAAATGGCATAAATATCCGCCTAGCAAGCATGCTAACTGGCTACGAGATCGAGCTAAACGAGCTTGGCTCTAAAACTGGTAGCGGCGATAGTGACGGCGGAATGGTCAAGGATCTAAAAGCACTCTTTGGTGACAACTAA
- a CDS encoding outer membrane beta-barrel protein, protein MKNVVLKVALGLSLASAAALAQGAFVGVEGDYSFGSKLTVKGDDGSKIKFKKAQPGLGIKAGYDFDVARVYGAYIYDFKVKKTANDEDKSVAEWKTHKFIVGADYTPNVAKDLKLVLGGYTGFSKLKLRGGDAETPMESASTNGWILGARVGAEYSINENNAVEFGLKADRADYGKISKFDMVDAKETNVGLYMGYTYKF, encoded by the coding sequence ATGAAAAATGTAGTTTTAAAAGTTGCTTTAGGTTTAAGCCTAGCTAGTGCCGCTGCTTTAGCGCAAGGAGCCTTTGTAGGAGTTGAGGGAGATTACTCTTTTGGATCAAAGCTTACTGTAAAAGGCGATGACGGCTCAAAGATCAAATTTAAAAAAGCTCAACCAGGTCTTGGTATAAAAGCTGGTTATGATTTTGATGTGGCTAGAGTTTATGGTGCTTACATATATGATTTTAAAGTTAAGAAAACAGCAAATGACGAAGATAAAAGCGTAGCTGAGTGGAAAACTCATAAATTTATAGTTGGAGCTGACTATACTCCAAACGTAGCAAAAGATCTTAAACTAGTTCTTGGTGGCTATACTGGTTTTTCAAAGCTTAAACTAAGAGGTGGCGATGCTGAAACTCCGATGGAAAGCGCTAGCACGAACGGCTGGATACTAGGTGCAAGAGTTGGCGCTGAGTACTCTATCAATGAAAACAATGCAGTTGAATTTGGTCTAAAAGCTGATAGAGCTGACTACGGCAAGATCAGTAAATTTGACATGGTTGATGCCAAAGAGACAAACGTCGGTCTTTATATGGGATATACATATAAATTTTAA
- a CDS encoding heavy metal translocating P-type ATPase, translating into MKCRCSHCKQSFDESAMIEAKGGLKFCCVGCKGVYEILNESGLGEFYERLGKNTLMPASSGANVKNLAANFSELVTKEGEFSKISLLIDGITCSACIWLLEKALFSLPGILEVNINSLSQKAVIVYDEQELLVEQIIEKIYAVGYTPKAYAASQKEDELVKKRRNFYAKALVGVFATMNIMWLAIAQYGGYFSGIRSDVKDLLSFAQFVLATPVLFYTGSEFFKGAKIAIKNASPNMDLLVITGASITYIYSIFAMLTRSGESYFDSVAMIITFVFIGKFLEILGKKKALETSNFLSDMLLAKVCVLEDGKDILKEPKDVNLGEKIVLRAGERALLDGVVLSGEASIDSSSLTGESLPLLLSSGSEVKSGVVCLNGQIVYEARQIFKNSYLNKLINLLQNAELKKPNIELAVNKIASKFSLSVLTLAFFTFWFWYFKFSFSEAIVTAVSVIVIACPCALALATPVSSVCALGVAFKNKVLFKEAKFFESLAKCDVAVFDKTGTLTRAKFEVGEFFIKEGVSIDKIYSLCLISNHQISVAVAEFLKQKGAKKVELENANLSVAKGVSADIAGERFVAGSKRFLAENGVKFEESEENVSFFVGKHGELVAKFYLKDSVKPEAKALIEELKIAGMKVCILSGDVQNVVKNVASELGVSEFGAGMLPDEKAKFIAGLKQHGKNVLMVGDGINDAAALSLAHVAICMGSGAAVSLEKSDVVLLDDSLQSLAKAVKISKFTYKTIKQNLLFCLLYNALSLPFAVCGYVMPLFAALFMSASSLSVILNSLFIVRKFKDK; encoded by the coding sequence GTGAAGTGTAGGTGCTCTCACTGCAAGCAAAGCTTTGATGAAAGCGCGATGATAGAGGCTAAGGGCGGGCTTAAATTTTGCTGTGTCGGCTGCAAAGGCGTCTATGAAATTTTAAATGAAAGTGGCCTTGGCGAGTTTTACGAGAGGCTTGGCAAAAACACGCTAATGCCTGCAAGTAGCGGTGCAAATGTCAAAAATTTAGCTGCAAATTTTAGCGAGCTAGTGACAAAAGAGGGCGAGTTTTCTAAAATTTCACTTCTGATTGACGGTATCACATGCTCAGCGTGCATCTGGCTGCTTGAAAAGGCACTTTTTAGCCTACCTGGCATCTTGGAGGTAAATATCAACTCGCTTAGCCAAAAGGCAGTCATCGTTTACGATGAGCAAGAGCTTTTGGTGGAGCAGATAATCGAGAAAATTTATGCCGTTGGCTACACTCCAAAGGCCTACGCGGCGAGCCAAAAAGAGGATGAGCTAGTCAAAAAAAGGCGAAATTTCTACGCAAAAGCGCTTGTTGGCGTCTTTGCCACGATGAATATCATGTGGCTGGCGATCGCGCAGTATGGCGGCTACTTTAGCGGTATAAGAAGCGACGTGAAGGACCTACTAAGCTTCGCGCAGTTTGTGCTGGCAACGCCTGTGCTTTTCTACACTGGTAGCGAGTTTTTCAAGGGGGCAAAAATCGCCATTAAAAACGCCTCGCCAAATATGGACCTGCTTGTCATCACGGGGGCTAGCATAACCTATATCTACTCGATATTTGCGATGCTTACAAGAAGCGGCGAGAGTTATTTTGACTCGGTTGCGATGATCATAACCTTTGTTTTTATCGGTAAATTTTTAGAAATTTTAGGCAAGAAAAAGGCACTTGAGACTTCAAATTTTTTAAGCGATATGTTGCTTGCAAAGGTGTGCGTTTTAGAGGACGGCAAGGACATTTTAAAAGAGCCAAAAGATGTAAATTTAGGCGAAAAGATAGTGCTAAGAGCTGGCGAGAGGGCGCTACTTGATGGCGTGGTGCTTAGTGGCGAGGCAAGCATCGATAGCTCAAGCTTAACAGGCGAAAGTTTGCCACTTTTGCTAAGCTCTGGTAGCGAGGTAAAAAGCGGCGTCGTTTGCTTAAACGGGCAGATCGTCTATGAAGCAAGGCAAATTTTTAAAAACTCATATCTTAATAAGCTTATAAATTTACTCCAAAACGCAGAGCTAAAAAAGCCAAATATCGAGCTAGCAGTCAATAAAATCGCCTCGAAATTCTCTCTTAGCGTGCTAACTCTGGCATTTTTTACATTTTGGTTTTGGTACTTTAAATTTAGCTTTTCAGAAGCGATAGTGACAGCTGTGAGCGTTATCGTGATCGCTTGTCCTTGCGCGCTTGCCCTTGCCACGCCAGTTAGCAGCGTTTGTGCCCTTGGAGTGGCCTTTAAAAACAAGGTGCTTTTTAAGGAGGCTAAATTTTTTGAAAGCCTTGCAAAGTGCGACGTGGCGGTCTTTGACAAGACTGGGACGCTTACAAGGGCTAAATTTGAAGTTGGCGAGTTTTTTATAAAAGAGGGCGTGAGTATCGATAAAATTTACTCGCTTTGCCTTATCTCAAACCACCAAATAAGCGTGGCGGTGGCTGAGTTTTTAAAGCAAAAAGGTGCAAAAAAAGTTGAGCTTGAAAATGCAAATTTAAGCGTAGCAAAGGGAGTTAGCGCTGATATCGCAGGTGAGCGTTTTGTGGCTGGGAGCAAGCGCTTTTTGGCTGAAAACGGGGTGAAATTTGAAGAGAGCGAAGAAAATGTGAGCTTTTTTGTTGGCAAGCATGGCGAGCTGGTGGCTAAATTCTACCTAAAAGATAGCGTAAAGCCCGAAGCAAAGGCGCTAATAGAGGAGCTAAAGATCGCTGGTATGAAGGTGTGTATCCTAAGTGGCGATGTGCAAAATGTGGTAAAAAACGTGGCAAGTGAGCTTGGCGTGAGCGAGTTTGGAGCTGGGATGCTGCCTGATGAAAAGGCTAAATTTATAGCTGGTCTTAAGCAGCATGGCAAAAACGTGCTGATGGTAGGAGACGGCATAAACGACGCAGCCGCGCTAAGCCTTGCCCACGTGGCTATTTGCATGGGAAGTGGCGCGGCCGTGAGCTTAGAAAAAAGCGACGTGGTGCTACTTGATGACAGCCTTCAAAGCCTTGCAAAAGCGGTGAAAATTTCAAAATTTACCTATAAAACGATAAAGCAAAATTTGCTATTTTGCCTGCTTTATAACGCCCTTAGCCTGCCATTTGCCGTCTGTGGCTACGTCA
- a CDS encoding lysophospholipid acyltransferase family protein yields MASCKFKNTLEKVALNVGVFFIYILMWLIFLTCKKNYTPNLLPQNGCVVVFWHGRLSFMSFAYRQWWSKQNRKQGKVIISDHKDGELITRIIKFFGIGTIRGSSSKGGARALIEALREIKQGHDVIITPDGPRGPRHSVADGAAVIAQKSSCEIYALNFEANSFLEFKSWDKMILPKPFSTINFSLSAPFSVANLEQKEAKEKIQNELWQASQNDGGKSVLQNKEDFRSNLKIWWKKYAHKNPQISDEIREILDEIYEK; encoded by the coding sequence ATGGCGAGCTGCAAATTTAAAAACACCCTTGAAAAGGTCGCCCTAAATGTTGGCGTCTTTTTTATCTACATTTTGATGTGGCTCATTTTTCTAACCTGCAAAAAGAACTACACTCCAAATCTCTTACCACAAAATGGCTGCGTCGTCGTCTTTTGGCACGGCAGGCTTAGCTTTATGAGCTTTGCTTATAGGCAGTGGTGGAGTAAGCAAAACAGAAAACAAGGCAAGGTAATAATTAGCGACCACAAAGATGGCGAGCTTATCACCAGAATAATCAAATTTTTTGGCATCGGTACCATTAGAGGCAGCAGCTCAAAAGGCGGTGCAAGAGCGCTTATAGAGGCTCTAAGAGAGATAAAACAAGGCCACGACGTCATCATCACACCAGATGGCCCACGCGGACCAAGACACAGCGTAGCGGATGGAGCTGCGGTAATCGCACAAAAGTCATCTTGCGAAATTTATGCTCTAAATTTCGAAGCAAACTCGTTTTTGGAGTTTAAAAGCTGGGATAAGATGATACTTCCAAAGCCATTTTCAACTATAAATTTTAGCCTCTCAGCCCCTTTTAGCGTGGCAAATTTAGAGCAAAAAGAGGCAAAAGAGAAGATACAAAATGAGCTTTGGCAAGCTTCGCAAAATGACGGTGGCAAGAGCGTGCTACAAAACAAAGAAGACTTTAGGTCAAATTTAAAAATTTGGTGGAAAAAATATGCGCATAAAAATCCGCAAATAAGCGACGAGATAAGAGAAATTTTGGACGAAATTTATGAAAAATAA
- a CDS encoding RidA family protein produces the protein MKNFTKPKFQKEKKAHYSLATEHNGILYISGQLSMDPETRQIPEGLKAQTRQALKNLDNVLNLANATRNDILMCRIYTPDIDFWDEIDDEYALFFGDHKPARVVVPTNKLHFGCLLEIEATAILDRKI, from the coding sequence ATGAAAAATTTTACGAAACCGAAATTTCAAAAAGAAAAAAAGGCTCACTACTCTTTAGCTACCGAACACAACGGCATCCTCTACATCTCAGGTCAGCTTAGCATGGACCCTGAGACTAGGCAAATTCCAGAGGGGCTAAAGGCACAAACAAGGCAGGCTTTAAAAAACCTTGATAACGTGCTAAACCTGGCAAATGCGACAAGAAATGATATCTTGATGTGCCGCATCTATACGCCAGATATCGACTTTTGGGACGAGATAGACGACGAGTATGCGCTATTTTTTGGCGATCACAAGCCAGCTCGCGTCGTAGTGCCGACAAACAAACTTCACTTTGGCTGCCTGCTAGAGATCGAAGCCACAGCGATACTTGATAGAAAAATTTAA